One Tamlana carrageenivorans genomic region harbors:
- the rpsL gene encoding 30S ribosomal protein S12 yields the protein MPTISQLVRKGRVKITKKSKSAALDSCPQRRGVCTRVYTTTPKKPNSAMRKVARVRLTNGNEVNAYIGGEGHNLQEHSIVLVRGGRVKDLPGVRYHIVRGALDTAGVSGRTQRRSKYGAKRPKK from the coding sequence ATGCCAACAATTTCGCAATTAGTAAGAAAAGGAAGAGTCAAAATTACCAAGAAGAGTAAATCGGCTGCTTTAGATTCTTGTCCGCAAAGACGTGGTGTGTGTACTCGTGTTTACACAACGACACCTAAAAAACCTAACTCAGCAATGCGTAAGGTAGCAAGGGTTCGTTTAACAAACGGAAACGAGGTTAATGCATACATCGGTGGTGAAGGACACAATCTACAAGAGCACTCGATAGTATTGGTAAGAGGTGGAAGGGTAAAAGATTTACCAGGAGTTAGATATCACATTGTACGTGGTGCTTTAGACACAGCAGGTGTTTCAGGTAGAACGCAACGTAGATCTAAGTATGGTGCTAAACGCCCTAAGAAGTAA
- the rpsG gene encoding 30S ribosomal protein S7 produces MRKRAAKKRPLLPDPRFNDQLVTRFVNMMMWDGKKSVAFKVFYDAIDIVDSKKTDEEKTALEIWKDALSNVMPHVEVRSRRVGGATFQIPMQIRPDRKVSTAMKWLISFSRKRNEKSMALRLATEILAAAKEEGAAVKKRVDTHKMAEANKAFSHFRF; encoded by the coding sequence ATGAGAAAAAGAGCAGCAAAAAAGAGACCGCTTTTACCAGATCCACGTTTTAACGATCAGTTAGTAACTCGTTTCGTTAACATGATGATGTGGGATGGAAAGAAATCGGTAGCTTTTAAAGTATTCTACGATGCAATTGATATTGTAGATTCGAAAAAAACTGACGAAGAGAAAACCGCTTTAGAGATCTGGAAAGATGCTTTATCAAATGTGATGCCTCACGTAGAAGTACGTAGCCGTCGTGTTGGTGGTGCAACATTCCAAATTCCAATGCAAATTCGTCCAGACCGTAAAGTTTCTACGGCTATGAAATGGTTAATTAGCTTTTCACGTAAAAGAAATGAAAAGTCTATGGCCTTACGTTTAGCAACCGAAATCTTAGCAGCAGCTAAAGAAGAAGGTGCAGCGGTTAAGAAAAGAGTTGATACGCACAAGATGGCGGAAGCAAACAAAGCATTCTCTCACTTTAGATTTTAA